In Spinacia oleracea cultivar Varoflay chromosome 5, BTI_SOV_V1, whole genome shotgun sequence, a single window of DNA contains:
- the LOC110775738 gene encoding uncharacterized protein At2g34460, chloroplastic, protein MAIFLTKTCVFHTLSISLSKSFTPNFPLNNKTHPFSFSVKASKMEESEIKEVREVGGSTKKKIFVAGATGSTGKRIVEQLLSKGYSVKAGVRDIEKAKTAFPTNPALQIVKADVTEGSDKLAEAISDDSEALICATGFQRSWDPLAPWKVDYYGTVNLVEACRKRGVKRFIIVSSILVNGAAMGQLLNPAYIFLNIFGLVLVAKLQAENYIRKSGINYTIVRPGGLKNDPPSGNIIMEPEDTLSGGSISRDQVAEVAVEALIHPEASYKVVEIIASPDAPKLSFEELFGAIKQR, encoded by the exons ATGGCCATCTTCCTCACTAAAACTTGTGTCTTTCACACCCTttcaatttctctctccaaatCCTTCACTCCTAATTTTCCACTCAACAACAAAACCCACCCATTTTCATTTTCTGTCAAAGCGAGCAAG ATGGAAGAAAGTGAAATTAAGGAGGTTAGAGAAGTTGGAGGGAGTACCAAGAAGAAGATATTTGTAGCAGGAGCAACTGGAAGTACTGGTAAAAGGATTGTTGAACAGTTGTTGTCTAAGGGTTACTCTGTTAAGGCTGGAGTTCGTGACATTGAGAAGGCGAAAACTGCCTTTCCTACTAATCCTGCCCTTCAAATT GTCAAAGCAGATGTTACTGAGGGTTCAGACAAGCTAGCTGAAGCCATAAGTGACGACTCTGAGGCTTTAATATGTGCAACTGGGTTCCAACGCTCCTGGGATCCGTTGGCCCCTTGGAAG GTGGATTATTATGGAACTGTCAATCTCGTTGAAGCATGTCGCAAGCGTGGTGTCAAGAGATTTATTATAGTCAGTTCCATTTTAGTCAATGGTGCTGCAATGGGGCAGTTGCTTAATCCAGCCTACATCTTTCTGAATATATTTGGACTTGTATTAGTTGCAAAGCTACAAGCTGAGAATTACATCCGGAAATCTGGCATAAACTACACAATTGTACGGCCTGGTGGATTGAAAAATGATCCTCCTTCTGGAAATATAATCATGGAACCAGAG GATACTCTTTCTGGAGGAAGTATATCAAGGGATCAAGTTGCCGAAGTTGCTGTTGAAGCATTGATACATCCCGAGGCTTCTTACAAAGTAGTAGAGATAATTGCCAGTCCAGATGCTCCTAAACTGTCGTTTGAAGAATTGTTTGGTGCTATTAAGCAACGCTGA